The Tessaracoccus flavus genome includes the window GATGCTGGCAGTGTCGCCATCGGATGCCACAGGCGGCACCCCGGCCCTCGGAACCCTCCCGACGATCGACATCCCCCTGGTGGACCAGATCGGGGCGGAGGGGATCCCCACCGGCTACCCGCAGACGCCCGAGGGCGCGATGGGGCAGCTGGGGGAGATCCTGGTCTCCGTCCTGAGCTCCATGGATCTGGCGCATGCGCAGCGGGTGCAGCAGTCCTGGTTCGAGGACCCCACTGGCACGGCGGGGTCGTGGCCGGTGCTGGGGCTGATTCAGTCGTTCCTGACCGCCGGGAGAATGCCGGCAGGTCTGCAACCGGGGGCGTCACTGACGGTGATCCCCTCGGCGGGCCAGGTGAAAGGCTCCGACGGCGACGGTTGGCATGTGGCGTGCGTGTTGGTGGAGATCACCTACACGTTCCGCGACCAGGCCCGCCTGGCCTACGGGCATTGCGAACGCATGACCTGGCAAGAAGACCGGTGGCTGATCGGGGCGGGTGCGCATCCGGTGCCGGGGCCGTCGACGTGGCCGGGCACCGAACTCGCCGTCAAAGCGGGCTGGCTGACGTGGCGGGACGCCTAAGCCATGTGGGAGCAGATCGGGGAGTTGTTCGGGGATCTGGCTGCGGCCGGGGGTCAGATTGTGGTGGATGCGTGGGTGGCGATCTGCATAGCGGTGTGGGGCGCCGGATTGTGGGTGATGCGCGCGATCCTGCAGCTGGGGGACTGGTTCCTCACCCCCAACCTCAACCCTGACGGGTCCTCGTCGGCGCTGTGGTCGGTCTACGGCGTCACCCTCTGGCTCGGTCTCTCGTTGGCGTTGATGCTGCTGATCGTGCAGCTGGTCGGCACCGTGCTCCGCCGAGACGCCCTCTCCCTGGCCTCGGCTGTGTGGGGGTCGGTGAAGTTTCTGTTGGTGTGCACCCTCTGGTACACCTACGGCGCCGCGCTGGTGACCGCCGTCGAAGGGCTGAACACGGCGCTGCGCCTCCAGTTGCTGGGCACCGCTGATCTGGCCGACTGGGAGCCGACGGGTCTGGATTTCACCGAAGGGGTGATGACCGGCACCACCGCCACCGTGCTCATGCTGCTGGGGTTGGTGTTGTGGCTGGCCGCGTTGGCGCATCTGGTGGTGATGCTGGGCCGGGCGGTGTCGCTGATCGTGATCGCAGCCACCGCCCCGATCGCCGCGGCCGGGCTGATGTTCAAGCCGTTCGAATCCTGGTTTTGGAAGGCGTTTCGCTGGTTCCACGCCGCCGCCATCGCCCCGCTGCTGATGACGCTCATGCTCGGGTTGGGGGTGCGGCTCGCCACCGGCGTTTCCCTCGGGATGGAGGACTCCGGCCAGGAGGCCGTGGCGCTGGCGTTGCCGTCGGTGGTGATGATCGCGGTGGCAGCTCTGTCCCCGGTGGCCTTGTTCCGGCTGCTGGCCTTCGTGGATCCGGGCACCACCAGCGGGGCCTCGTTCCGCGCCGGCCTGGCCGGCACCACCGGCGCCTCCTCAGCCGCTAGCTACGCCCACACCGCAATGACCCGCAGCAGCGGCAGCGGCTCTGGGGGCGGGGGAGTAGCTGGTGCGGGGGAGTCGGCCACGGCCAGCCGCACCGCCGCGGCGCAAAGCTCCAGCCTCAGCCCCGGCGCAGCCGGGGGAGCCGCGGCGAGCGGCGGCGCCGGCGGGTCCGCGGCTGGTGTTGGTGGCGCGGCCGCAGGTGGTACTTCTGCTGGTGGCGCGGCCGCTGGTGGTGCCGCTGCTGGTGGGGGAGCGGCCACTGGGGCTGCTGCTGGTGTGGGTGCGGTGGCGGGGCCGGTGGGGGTGGTGGCGGCGGGGGTGATCCTCGGCGCGAAGAAGCTCGTCGACGGGTTCCAGCAGGTCGGCGCCCGCGCCACCGGGCTGGTCAACGACACCACCTCCGGGATGGGGGCCGGGGACCCGTCCTACCCGTACGACCCGGCCGGCGACATCCGCCGCACCCCTCATCCGGCGCAGCCTCATCCGGCGCAGGTCGCCACCCAGACGACATCGACCCAGCCGCAGCGTGCGGCGCAGCCTCCTGTGGCTGTGAGAGAAGCGGAGGACCACAATGGCGGCCAGAACCTTTGACGCGTTCACCACCCCGAAGGCCGGCGTGATCTGGGGACTGACCGTCCCCCAACTGCTGTTTCTGTCGGTGGCGACGTTCCCGGCGTGGATGGCGATCAGCTCCCAGCGCTGGCTGGCCGGGATCATGTGGGTGCCGGTGTGGCTGCTGCTTTTGTTCCTCACCGTCGTGCCCCTCGGCGGCCGCTCCGCCGTCGGCTGGCTCGCCGCCGCCGCCAGCTTCGCCGTCGCCGGGCTGAGCGGGTGGCTCGCCTTCCGGTCGAAGGCCGCCACCGGAACACTGCGGGACCTCGACGAGCTGGACATGCCCGGCGCCCTGACCGGCGTCGAAGTGTTGGACGGCCCCCCGATCGGACTCGAGCAGCGCAGGGTGGCGGTGATCAAACACTGCGCGGCCAGGACGTGGGCGATCACTGCCCGGATCGAGCATGACGGGATCGCGATGGCCACCGACGCCCTGTGCAACCGGTACGCCGACGGCCTGACCGAACTGCTGGACACCGCAGCCCGCGGGGAGTTGATCTCGGAGATCCACCTGATGGTGCGCACCACCCCCGATGACTGCACCGAGCGGGAACTGTGGCTGCGCGCCAACATCACCGCGGATGCGCCGGTCACGTCCGTGGCCACGCAGATCGAGCACCTGCGCTGGTCCCAGGCCGGGGTCCGCACCGAAGCCTTCATCACCCTGGTCATCCCTGAGGCCCGCCTCAGCAAAGAGGCCAGACACATGGGCGGCGCCACGGATGGCCGGATGAACACCCTCCTCTCCCTGGCCGCCGAGATCGGAGCAGTAGTCACAGGCCCCATCGGCGCACGCAACATCGAATGGCTCACCTCCCCAGAGTTGGCGCAGGTCGTGCGGCTCGGGTTCGCCCCCGGCGACCGCGCAGGCCTGGTGGCCGCCGAACACGACGCCACCGAAGACTCGTCGGTGAACCCGGGGGTGCCGTGGGCTCTGGCGGGACCGTCGCAGGCGTATGCGGCGGTTCGGCATTATGCGCATGATGCGTGGGCGACGGTCACTGCGACGGTGAAGCTTCCCGAGCGTGGCGCGTCGATGGGCGGCTGGGGACACGTGCTGGCCCCGTCTGAGGCGGTGGAGCGGCGGAGTGTGGCGGTCGTGTTCCCGATCGAGAAGCAGTCCGCCGCGGATCGGAAGGCGGCGCAGCAGGAGTTCGGCCAGAGCCTCGGCCAGGGGTTGAAGGACCGGCTCGGGGTCCGCACCGGCGCCAAGGACCACCGCCGGCAGGCGAAACTGGACCGGGTCGAGGTGCAGCTCGCGATGGGCGCCACCATGAGCCACCCCTACGCCCTCTGCTCCACGACGATTCCCGCGACGGCGCCGGTGGCGGAGTTCGGGCGACGGTTGGATGCGGCGATCCGTCGCGGTGGCATGGCCCCGCAGCGCCTCGACATGTCCCAGGACCTGGCCTTCGTCACCGCCACCCTCCCCCTCGGGGTCAGCCTCACCACCAGGCACCAGTGATGGCCCGCAGCATCAACCGCCTCCTGGCGGACTTCGGCCACACCCTGCCCACCAAACCCTCACCAGAGCAGCCAAAGCTTCCCCGTGAGTTCACTTCCGCCCCGCCCTGGCGCGGCAAACCCGCGAGGGGGGCGGGGTGGGTGGCGTCTCGTCCTGCGGTGAAGCGGTACCAGATGACCTCCGACCAGGCCGGCGTGTTCTGGCCCTTCCTCACCGCCAGCCCGTTGCCGCCGACCGGGGCCCCGATGGGCACCGACATGAGCAACGGCGCCACCTTCTACGTCGACCCCCACGGCTGGGTCCTCAACGACTCCATACCCGTCACCAACCCGAACATCTTCGTCTTCGGCAAGCCGGGGCGGGGGAAGTCGGCCTGGGTGAAAGCGTTCCTCAACCGCATGTTCGCGTTCGGCTACCAGGCCCTGATCCTGGGGGATCCGAAGGACGAGTACGAGCTGATGTGCCTTCACTTCGGCGTCGAACCCTTCGCCATCGGCCCCGGCATGCCCACCCGCCTCAACCCCCTCGACCCCGGACCCCTCGCATCGAACTGGGGCCAACTGAACCGCGATGAGCAGGAGCGGCGTTCGGCGGTCATCTTCGGACGCTGGCTCGTCCTCCTCCGCTCGTTGATCGGCTCCCAGAGCATCGGCGACAGGAAGGTCGCGGTAGGGCCGACGGAGGAACAGGTCCTCAAAGCCGTCCTCGTTGAACTCACCCACACCAATTCGGACAGCCGCGAGCTGCGGCCGATCGTGATCCCGCAGGTGTGGCAACAGCTCCACTCACCCAGCGACGCGTTGATCGCGGAGCTGCGCTACCCCGACCGCCACACCTTCCTCGACGACACCCGCCTGCTCCGCGATGCGGTCGCGCAGCTCATCTCGGGTGTGTTCGCCGGGATCTTCGACGCCCCCACCACCGTCACCATCGACTGGAACGCGCCGATCCAATCCCTGTCCCTCTCGAGACTGATGCCGCTGGGCGATGACGCGGTCGGGATGGCGTTGATGTGTCTCAACTCCTGGGGCACCGCCATGCGCCAAGTGAGCGGCCGGCGCAGGATCAACGTCCGCGACGAAGTCTGGCGCCAACTCCGCCTCGGCACCGGCGCCGTGTCCTCCTTTGATGCCGATCTGCGGCTGTCACGGTCGCATGGGGATATTGAGATCGCCAACGCCCACAAACCCTCGGACTACCTGGGTGCGGGGCATGCCGGGTCGCAGGCGCAGCAGATCGCCAAAGACCTCCTCCACCTCGGCGACATCAAGGTCCTCTTCGGCCAGGACGCCGAAGTCGCCGACGACCTGGAGCAACTCCTCGACCTCGGCCCGGTCGCCCGCGACATCGTCACCGGCTGGGCCATGGGCGGCAAAGGCCGAGCCCTCATCGCCGTGGGCCCACGCCTCCACAAAGTCGCCCTCACCCTCCACCCCGACCTCGAACTGCCCCTGACCGACACCAACCAGAAACTGCAGACCTGATGTGGAAGGCACTGGCCGCGATCGGGGCGGCGCTGACGGTGCCGCTGGCACCGATCCTCGTGTTCGCCGGCGCCCTGACCGGTCCCCAGGTCCAGACCCAGACAATCAGCGCCACGTGCGCCGGCTGGGCCGGCGACACCCCGGTCGGCATCGAGTTGGATGCGGGGCAGATGAACCGCGCCGCCCTCGTCTACGCGGCGGCCCTCGAGACCGGTGTCGGGGCGGCGGGTGCGGTGGTCGGGATCGCGACCGCGATGCAGGAATCGTTCCTCGGCGCCCACCCGGCCGCGGCCACACCGAATGAGGATGGGGATGTCGGCCTGTTCCAGCAACGCTCCCTGGTCGGCTGGTACGCCGACGGCACCACCCAACAAGAGAACCTCCAGATCCTCGCCGACGACGCCTACCAGGCCCGCACCTTCTACCTCGGCCACACCACCCTCAGCGGATGGCACATCCCCGGCCTCACCGACATCGACGGCTGGCAGCACATGACGGTCGCCCAGGCGGCGCAGGCGGTGCAGGTGTCGGCCTACCCCGACGCCTACGCCAAGCACGAAGGGATCGCCCGCAGCCTCGTCGCGCTGTTCGCCGGCCAACCCGCAGGCCTCGCCAACTGCGGCCCGGTGGATCCGAGCCTGGACTGTGCCCCGACGGGAATGGCGTCCGAGCAGGGCCAGACCCCCGACGCGCTGCGCGTGATGCGCTGCATCCACAGCCGATGGCCTCAGATCCGGTCGCTGCTCGGCGTCCGCCCCGGCGACCCGAAAGATCACGGGACCGGTCGCGCCGTCGACGTGATGATCCCCAACTACTTCTCCCCAGCCGGCATCACGCTCGGCACGGAGATCGCGGAATGGGCCCGCGCCAACGCCGCCGCCCTCGGCGTCACCTACATCATCTGGCGCGAACACCTCTGGTCCACCGCCCGCGCCGACGAAGGGTGGCGACGCTGCGGCCAGACCGCGTCCTGCTACACCGGCCCCGACCCGTCGGCCGCCCACCTCGACCACGTCCACATCTCCGTCCACGGCACCCAAGGAACCGGCACCACCAGCGCTGCTGTGGGCTCGGTGGTGCTGCCCGTCGACCAGTACCGACTCACCTCCCGCTTCGGCGACACCGGACCCCGATGGAAGAAGGCCCACACCGGACTCGACTTCGCCGCCCCCACAGGCACCCCCATCAAAGCCGTCACCGACGGCACCATCACCCGTGCCGGCCCCGCCGGCGCCTACGGCAACCTCACCACCCTCACCACCGCCGATGGCACCGTCATCTACTACGCCCACCAATCCACCACCATGGTCCGGGTCGGCCAGAGAGTGACCGCCGGGACCGTGATCGGAAGGGTCGGCGCCACCGGGAACGTCACCGGACCCCACCTCCACCTGGAGGTCCGCGTCGGCGGTATCCCGACCGATCCTGACCGCTGGTTCCGCAGCCGAGGAATCACCCCATGACCCCACCCCCCACCCGCCTCCTCACCGCAGTGCTCGCCGCGCTGCTGCTCGCCGGCTGCAGCGACACGCCGACACAGGCACCCACCCCACACTCGACCACGCCTGCTTCCCACCCAGTCACCTCGCCGGCATCGGTGGGGGAGAGCGACCCAGCCGAGGGCTGGGTGGGCGCCGACGAACTCGACACCACCCAGCCTTCGATGGAGGCGGATCGCCACGACCCGCCCGAGGATGCCCAGATCGCTTCGGCGGTCACCGCGGCCACCGCGTTCGTCGTCGGCTGGTTGACCGCCGACCAGCAGCTCCGGCGTCAGCGCCTCGAGGGTGTGGCTGCGGAGGCGCTGATCGCCGCCTTCGACGACCCCCGCTTCACCCCCGCCGCCGGCACCCAGCACGGCCCAGCCCATGTCGTCGAAGCCGATCAGATGCAGATCACCACCCGCCACCGCCTCGACACCGGCACAGTCGTCGACGTCACCCTCATCCTCGACCCCGACAGCACACATGGCTGGATCGCCATCGCCATCACCCCCTGACAAGCCCACCCAACCGAGCTGTGGGTGGCTCGCGGCGCACGAAGGGCAGCCGATGGTAGGTATCCGGGCCCCGCCGAGCCGGGTAACGTGCTGCACACACCCAAAGCGGTGTCGACGTCCATCGACACCATCCAGCCGGAAGCCTCCAGCGACCCCCCATCGCCGGAGGCTTCCGTGTACCCGGACCAGGACGACAAGTCCCGTGATCGACAAACACGGCCCGACTCTGCCGACCGTCACGCTGTGGGCCCGCTTGGTCCGGGTTGGTAGGGGGTATGACTGATTCGCAGCATGAGGACGGCTACGCCTGGACGTGGGAACCCGCCGTCGGCATCCTCACTACCGTCGCCCTTTTGGCCGTGGTGGCGGTCCAGGTCGGCCGCAGCCTTACCCTCGCCGCGGCCGGTGCCGGCTGGCACTGGCCACCGTTGGCCGTCCTGGTCCCCAGCAGCTGGGGCATCCTCACCGGCAACCTCCACGCCGGCCTCACCACCCACGGCACTGACGCCGTCTGGGTGGCGTGGGCGATCGCCGCGGCAGTGTTCATCGCCGGCCTCACCGCCGCCATCGTCCTCGCGTTGCGGGTCACGGCCGGCCGCCGCTTCAAGGGCATGGCGACCACCGGGCAGGCCGAACAGCTCCTCGGCCTGGGCCGGCTCCGCGCGAACCGGGCCGTGATCCGCCCCGACCTCTGCAGGAAGGGCCACCGGCGATGAGGGGCCGGTTTGAGCCCACAGCGGTGGGGTGGCGGATCGGGACCAGCAAGGTGCCGGTCGGGGTGGCGTTGTGGCAGCCGTGGGACCGCACTGCCGGGGTCATCGGCCCCCAAGGATCGGGCAAGACCCTCGACATCCTCACACCGGCATTGCTCCAGGCCCCCGGCGCGGCGCTGGTCACCCTCACCAAACCCGACGACCTCCTCCTCACCCTCGCCACCCGCCAAGCCAGAGGCCCGGTGGCGGTACTCGACCCGTTCGGCGCCGCGCCAGGGTTGCCGGAGCTGATCTGGGACCCGATCGACGGCTGCGTCGACGCGACGGTGGCGGAGAAGCGCGCCAAAGCGTTCTGCGCCGGCACGCTGGGCAGCGGGGGAGACGGGGCCGACTCGGCCGCCCGCTTCTACGCCGCCGAAGCCGCGAAAGTCATCCAGTGCTACCTCCACGCCGCAGCACTCGCCGGCTACACACTCAACGACGTCCTCGAATGGTCCGCCAACCCCCGCACCGCCACCCTCCCCAGTGAGATCCTGCGCTCGCACCCGATGGCGGAACCGAACTGGTCCGGACTCCTCACCGGCGCCGTCAGCAACACCGACGAACGCACCGCCGGCAACACCAAATCCACCGTCGACCAAGCACTGGCCCTCTTCGCCACCCGAGCCCGCCGAGAACGCTGCGTCCCCAGCGACGGCCGCCCAGCCGTCGACATCGCCGACCTCATCCGCCGGAACGGCACCATCTACCTGCTCGGCCGAGAAGACCCCTACGTCTCCGCGTCACCGCTCATGACCGCGGTCGCCGAGCACGTCCTCGACACCGCCCTCCAGCTCGCGAACGAGAGTGGGTTCGGCCGGTTGTGTCCGCCGATGCTGGCCTGCCTGGATGAGTTGCCCTCCACGGCCCCGCTGCCGACTCTTGCGACGCGGATGGCGAATGAGCGGGCGTTGGGGATCTCGTTCATCTGGGCCTCCCAGACCTGGGCGCAGCTGACCCGCATCTTCGGGGAACAGCAGGCCCGTGCGATCAAGGACCTCACCAACTCCCTGATCATCTTCGGAGGCTCCAAAGACGCCGGCTTCAACCGAGAGATCAGCGACCTCCTCGGCACCCGCCGCATCACCCGCCGCAACCACCAACACGGCGGACACGGCTCGATCTCCACCCACGGCGAAGACACCCCCGTCATCCGCCCCGAACAGCTCCGCGAACTCCCCGCCCGTACCGCGCTGGTCGTGGCCGAGAACGGGAAACCCATCCTCGCCACCCTCCACCGCGCCATCGACGGCAAACCCGGCAAACACCTCCTCGACCAGCAGCGCCAAGCCCGCCGCCTCCTCACCACATCCGAGGGTGCGGCTCCCCATCCGATGACGGCGGGGGAGAAGACCGCGCTGGCTCACTCCTACTCCCGCCAACTCGGCCTCACCGACTAGACAAGGGATCTGCCCCGATGACTCACCTGCTGGAGCCGTTTCCCGAACCCTCGGAGCGGATGCTCGCTGCCCTGGTCGATCTCGCGATCCTCGCCCGCGGGGGAGACGCCGCCGAGGCGATCATGGCCACCGGCGAGATCCTGCCCCGACTCTGGGACATCACTTCGATCGCCGACCCCGATCTGCGTCTGGACACCTGGCAGT containing:
- a CDS encoding ATP-binding protein encodes the protein MKRYQMTSDQAGVFWPFLTASPLPPTGAPMGTDMSNGATFYVDPHGWVLNDSIPVTNPNIFVFGKPGRGKSAWVKAFLNRMFAFGYQALILGDPKDEYELMCLHFGVEPFAIGPGMPTRLNPLDPGPLASNWGQLNRDEQERRSAVIFGRWLVLLRSLIGSQSIGDRKVAVGPTEEQVLKAVLVELTHTNSDSRELRPIVIPQVWQQLHSPSDALIAELRYPDRHTFLDDTRLLRDAVAQLISGVFAGIFDAPTTVTIDWNAPIQSLSLSRLMPLGDDAVGMALMCLNSWGTAMRQVSGRRRINVRDEVWRQLRLGTGAVSSFDADLRLSRSHGDIEIANAHKPSDYLGAGHAGSQAQQIAKDLLHLGDIKVLFGQDAEVADDLEQLLDLGPVARDIVTGWAMGGKGRALIAVGPRLHKVALTLHPDLELPLTDTNQKLQT
- a CDS encoding SCO6880 family protein, whose amino-acid sequence is MAARTFDAFTTPKAGVIWGLTVPQLLFLSVATFPAWMAISSQRWLAGIMWVPVWLLLLFLTVVPLGGRSAVGWLAAAASFAVAGLSGWLAFRSKAATGTLRDLDELDMPGALTGVEVLDGPPIGLEQRRVAVIKHCAARTWAITARIEHDGIAMATDALCNRYADGLTELLDTAARGELISEIHLMVRTTPDDCTERELWLRANITADAPVTSVATQIEHLRWSQAGVRTEAFITLVIPEARLSKEARHMGGATDGRMNTLLSLAAEIGAVVTGPIGARNIEWLTSPELAQVVRLGFAPGDRAGLVAAEHDATEDSSVNPGVPWALAGPSQAYAAVRHYAHDAWATVTATVKLPERGASMGGWGHVLAPSEAVERRSVAVVFPIEKQSAADRKAAQQEFGQSLGQGLKDRLGVRTGAKDHRRQAKLDRVEVQLAMGATMSHPYALCSTTIPATAPVAEFGRRLDAAIRRGGMAPQRLDMSQDLAFVTATLPLGVSLTTRHQ
- a CDS encoding type IV secretory system conjugative DNA transfer family protein yields the protein MRGRFEPTAVGWRIGTSKVPVGVALWQPWDRTAGVIGPQGSGKTLDILTPALLQAPGAALVTLTKPDDLLLTLATRQARGPVAVLDPFGAAPGLPELIWDPIDGCVDATVAEKRAKAFCAGTLGSGGDGADSAARFYAAEAAKVIQCYLHAAALAGYTLNDVLEWSANPRTATLPSEILRSHPMAEPNWSGLLTGAVSNTDERTAGNTKSTVDQALALFATRARRERCVPSDGRPAVDIADLIRRNGTIYLLGREDPYVSASPLMTAVAEHVLDTALQLANESGFGRLCPPMLACLDELPSTAPLPTLATRMANERALGISFIWASQTWAQLTRIFGEQQARAIKDLTNSLIIFGGSKDAGFNREISDLLGTRRITRRNHQHGGHGSISTHGEDTPVIRPEQLRELPARTALVVAENGKPILATLHRAIDGKPGKHLLDQQRQARRLLTTSEGAAPHPMTAGEKTALAHSYSRQLGLTD
- a CDS encoding M23 family metallopeptidase gives rise to the protein MWKALAAIGAALTVPLAPILVFAGALTGPQVQTQTISATCAGWAGDTPVGIELDAGQMNRAALVYAAALETGVGAAGAVVGIATAMQESFLGAHPAAATPNEDGDVGLFQQRSLVGWYADGTTQQENLQILADDAYQARTFYLGHTTLSGWHIPGLTDIDGWQHMTVAQAAQAVQVSAYPDAYAKHEGIARSLVALFAGQPAGLANCGPVDPSLDCAPTGMASEQGQTPDALRVMRCIHSRWPQIRSLLGVRPGDPKDHGTGRAVDVMIPNYFSPAGITLGTEIAEWARANAAALGVTYIIWREHLWSTARADEGWRRCGQTASCYTGPDPSAAHLDHVHISVHGTQGTGTTSAAVGSVVLPVDQYRLTSRFGDTGPRWKKAHTGLDFAAPTGTPIKAVTDGTITRAGPAGAYGNLTTLTTADGTVIYYAHQSTTMVRVGQRVTAGTVIGRVGATGNVTGPHLHLEVRVGGIPTDPDRWFRSRGITP